Below is a window of Flavobacteriales bacterium DNA.
AGAATAAAATTGAATACGTTCAAAGATACGAAAATCAAGATTAAAAGTTAGGCCGAAAGCAAGCTACGAGCTATGACTTTTTATTTTTTCGGCCAGTTTTCAGAGTTTTGAGAGGTATGTATAATGGCTTCTATATAAACAATACCTTCTTTATCATTCACATGAAGGTGAATAAGGAAAGGAAATTTTTTTACAGGTAAACAGCGAATATTAGAATACCGAAGTTGAAAATGAGGGTTTTTCATCAGCAAACGAAACTCGTTTGTGAGTTGCGCATAAAATTTACTACCAAGGCCTTTTTGCTGCTTATCGTACCATTCAACGGCATTCCTGATATCATCATAAACTCCGGGAGAGATGACCAGTTTGTATTTGGTCATAGACCGAG
It encodes the following:
- a CDS encoding type II toxin-antitoxin system RelE/ParE family toxin, which encodes MTKYKLVISPGVYDDIRNAVEWYDKQQKGLGSKFYAQLTNEFRLLMKNPHFQLRYSNIRCLPVKKFPFLIHLHVNDKEGIVYIEAIIHTSQNSENWPKK